The sequence below is a genomic window from Verrucomicrobiia bacterium.
GCTCGCTCTTCTCTGACAAGGTCGTTATCCGGGCGATCGACCTGGAAGGGCCCGAAATCACTTTCGAAACGGATTTGAAAAAGAACAATCTCAACCAGATTCTCGACAACCTGCAGGACAGCACAGGTGGCGAAAACGCGCCTCCCAAACCCAACGAGCCCGCCCCGGTGCAACAGGCCAAAGCCACCAAGAAACTGCAGGTGGACGATTTCCTAATTCGTGGCGGCAAGGTGCATGTCAGCGTAACTGGTTTGGGTGGACGGGAGATGAGTGTGGCGTTGCCGGAAATTCACTTGACGGCTTTGGGCCAGGGGCCTGAAGGCATTACACCGGCGGAGCTTGCCAAAGAAGTGCTGCAAGCGGTTGAGAAAGAGGCGGCACAGGCCTCCAGCGCATCGGTGGCCGATTTGAGCAAGCAGGCAACTGGCCTGCTCAAGGGTGTGACGCCAGGCAGCAATAGCGCCGTGGATAACATCAGCAAGGGCATCGGCGGCCTGTTCAAGAAGAAGTAAACTATTGGGGCTCGAGGACGCCTGTAATCTTGGGCGGCTATTTCTGACCCGAGTCTGCTCCAATTTTCGTCAGAATCGCCCGCTTGAACTGCTCCTGATCACTGTACTGGGCGACGTTTCCTGGAGGATCAAATTGGCTCGAATCAGGCTGGATGAATTTAATCTGGCTAAAACGCACAAAGGAGTTATTGCCGTTTTCGGTGGTTTGGATTTGGATTGGAAAATCCTTCAAATCTTTGGCATTCCAAACGATGGCCTTTGTCGTGTGCCCCTTCTCGTCGGTCATGGTGAGCTGGTTCTTTACGCAGGGATGACCTTCCAGAACCTCCTTGCCCAGCGGCGTGGTCGTGATTTTGACTCCGCTTTCCAAGGGACCGCTTAAGAGTATTTTCTGGTCTGGATAGATGAAATACACGGTCTTCTTGTCCGGACGAAATACGCTGACGACCCGAGCCAGTCCCATCTGCTTGAGACTATTGGCCATGCCGGCCGGCATGTTCCGGTTTCTTGCCTGGCTCAGGTCCATTTCTACACGCATCTTTCCGTCCAGAAACGCAAACTCCATCGGCGTATCGATTCGCTCCTGTTGCGAATCATCCAGCACTTGCACCTCGGTCTTTGCAGTAAACGCGCTGATACTGCCGAACATCTGACCGAGTCCGGCCATAATGCCTGACGAGGCGGTTGGCCCGGGCATTTGAGCGCCGGCGCTGAGTCGCATCAGCAGCAGTACCATCGTGCCCACTGTAAATTTCATGCTCAAACAATTGAGTCGTTTCACCATAATTATCAGCATAAAGGTCAAAACCAGCTCCGCCAGCCAAATCTGAGGACACGAAACTGGAGACTGGCAGGAGGTTCAAGCATCACACGCTCTACGCTCTAACGCTCCAGGCTCAACGCCCCAGCCCCTCCCCGAACCGCGCGCCGCGGCGCTCTGAGCCCAAAGCGATAACTATTACCCCAGTAATGAATACCACCACGGCCGTCAGGGCCATGGCCGTCGCATAATCGAGGTTCTTCGCAAAGAGGGCCTCGAGATAGCCTACGCTACCCGCCAGCAACACTCCACATTGGTAGGCGAAACCGGGTAAAAACCCTCGAACCGACCCAGGCGACAGTTCGGTAATATGTGCAGGAATGACGCCCCAGGCACCCTGAACCATAAACTGCATCAGAAACGAGCCGAGCACCAGCAAAGCGGTGGTCGGGGCATAGGCCCAAAGCGGGATAAGGATAGCTGCCAGAACGAACGCCGTCATCATTCCACGGCGGCGCCCCCAGCGGTCAGAGACCCACCCGAAAACTATCCCCCCGCTCAAGGCGCCCAGGTTGTAAATCACCGCTATGATGGCTACCTGGCGCGGCGAGAAACCCCGTTGCTCCTTGAGGAAGGTCGGGTACATGTCTTGCGTGCCGTGTGAGGCAAAATTCATCATCATCATCAGGGTGGTCAGGTAGAGAAAGACTTTCCAGTTCGACAGGATGGCCTTTGTCAGATTGCCCCAGTTCTCCTGCCTTTCCTGCTGCCACACAGCCGATTCCTCGACCTTGAATCGTACGAATACCGCCAGCAGCGCCGGCAACCCGCCCACAAAGAACATTGGCCGCCAGCCCCAGCGAGGAAACACCACAAAATAGCAACAAGCTGCCGGCAGGTACCCCACCGCATATCCTTCCTGCAGCAAACCAGATAAAACACCTCGCCAACGCACAGGCGCCTTTTCCATCACCAGAGATGCCCCCACACCCCATTCTCCTCCCATCCCTATGCCAAAGAGAGCCCGCAACAGCAGAAAGGTCGTGTAATCCGGAGCCAGCCCGGAGAGGACCTCAATGACCGAATAAAAAATCAAGTCCGCCATGAGTGGCCCTCGACGGCCATAACGGTCTGCCAGCAATCCAAAAATAAAGGCCCCCACCGGCCTGAAGGCCAGAGTCACCGCGACAGCTCCCATTATTGCTTTGATATCTGTGTGGAAATCCTTGGCTATTGCTGGTACGGCAAATATCAGGACAAAAAAATCGAATGCGTCCAGAGTCCAACCCAGAAAACTGGCCAGTAATGCGCTCAGATAGTCGCCTGAGGCAGGCAACGCAATGGGCTGATTAGCAAGATGATTGAGGCCCGGAAGGGGATTTTGCACAGAATAGATTGGCTCAGGAAATGCTCTTTCTCAAATGAATCAGTTCGGGGTCGGCTTTCTAACTGGACACTCTTTGTTTCGCCAGAACGAAAGAGCCCCAAAGCGGCCAGTAAGTCGTTCGGCCCAGTCGAAAACCGCCGCTGAATAATTGTAAGTCTTTAAAAATGAGAGACGTAGGTAATCGCCGGTCGCGTGAAAGAGTTTCCGTCAGCTCCTGGCTGACTGAATCTCCCAGGGCGTTTTGCTCCCGAT
It includes:
- a CDS encoding MFS transporter translates to MQNPLPGLNHLANQPIALPASGDYLSALLASFLGWTLDAFDFFVLIFAVPAIAKDFHTDIKAIMGAVAVTLAFRPVGAFIFGLLADRYGRRGPLMADLIFYSVIEVLSGLAPDYTTFLLLRALFGIGMGGEWGVGASLVMEKAPVRWRGVLSGLLQEGYAVGYLPAACCYFVVFPRWGWRPMFFVGGLPALLAVFVRFKVEESAVWQQERQENWGNLTKAILSNWKVFLYLTTLMMMMNFASHGTQDMYPTFLKEQRGFSPRQVAIIAVIYNLGALSGGIVFGWVSDRWGRRRGMMTAFVLAAILIPLWAYAPTTALLVLGSFLMQFMVQGAWGVIPAHITELSPGSVRGFLPGFAYQCGVLLAGSVGYLEALFAKNLDYATAMALTAVVVFITGVIVIALGSERRGARFGEGLGR